The Methermicoccus shengliensis DSM 18856 nucleotide sequence CGTGGTCTGCGGAAACGGTCTCGCCGAAGGGGACCTGCGCTCTGGGTGGATGGGGATCGAGTCTGGTCGCGGAAGCAGGAAGCCCCTTCCGACAGTAGGGGTAGTTCACTAAAGTTTGGAGATGCAAAATTCAGAAATTATCTGAGTGGTGAGATAGAGAAGACCATAAAATTGTTAAAGCAAAAATCAGATGAATGATACTTTTCAACTGCCAGAATATGTGTGCATTTTACTGTAAAGCTGTATTTTCTCAACCATGATGGATTGTTATTCGTAAAAAACTGCAATCGCAGGTTTCTTTTCTTAAATTCACATGAAATCCATTTATTTCAAGCTTGAAACTATGTATCTTGAAAAATAATTGAAAAAATCTGAATTAAATAAGTTCATTTTTAAATTGATTTGATTCTAATCTTTTTTTCTCTCTCAACCTCCGAGTTCCTTCAAGATCAACTATCTTCTCATCTAATTTAATAATGACGCCATAAAGTTCCCTCGCCATTTCAAGTGAAACTTTCTCCTCCAACACATCCCTCAGAACCAGTTCTGGATCCCTCTCAAGAGGGTGCCCATATCCGCCTCCACCCGGCGTCTGAATAGAGATGATGTTACCACATTTAATTGTCCTCGATATCTTTGAGGGGAGCTCTATCACTTTCCCGTTCATGATGAGAAGGCTCTTCCCTTTTGCACCATTCATTCCTCTGTAAAGCCCCCATGGAGCATGTTTACGTCTCTCTGACTGTATTGAGAGTTCTGCTTCCTCTGCGAGAAGCTGTATATCTTTTTTAATTCCTAGTCCTCCTCTGTATTTCCCTGCTCCGCCTGTATCTGTCATTAAGGTATAACACTTGACCAAAAAAGGGTACGCAATCTCTAGAGCTTCAATGGGGGTATTCATAGTATTCGTCATGCCAGTGTGGATACCATCTATCCCGTCTTTATTCGGTCCTGCGCCCTGACCACCACCAATCGTCTCATAGTATGTATAAATTTTTCCACTTCTATGATCTCTTCCCCCTATCGAGATGTTGTTCATAGTTCCCTGAGACCCGGCGGTCACTCTTTCGGGCACGGCTTTTGCCAAAGCACCAAGCAATACATCTACTATGCGCTGTGAAGTCTCAACGTTGCCAGCTGAAACTGCTGCAGGAGCTTCCGCATTTACAACCGTGCCCTTAGGGGCAATTACTCTCAGCGGACGGTAGCATCCATCATTTGGTGGTATGGTAGGATCCGTAACACAGCGTAACACGAAGTAAACACAAGAGAGAGTGACTGCGAACACTGCATTTATGTTGCCCCTTCTCTGTTTGTCACTTCCAGAAAAGTCGACTATCATATCACTCCCATCGACGGTAATTTCAACCGAGATTTTCACAGGCTCATCCGTAGACCCGTCATCATCCATGTAGTCCGTATAACCATAGGTTCCATCGGGTATTCGCCCTATCTCGACCCTCATCCTGCGTTCGCTATAATTCATGACCTCTTCGAGGCATTCAAGGTACATGCTCAGACCGTACTTTCCGATTAGTTCATGAATACGCCGCGTACCGAGCTTATTCGCTGCAACCTGCGCTCTAAGATCTCCCTTCCTCTCCTCCGGAGTTCTGACATTTGATAATATTAATTCCATGACTGAATCGACCTGTTCATCCCCCTCAAACAACTTTATCGGAGGAATCCTAATTCCCTCTTGGAAAATATCTCTTGAGTCTCCGGGCATGCTTCCGGGAGCCTTTCCCCCCACGTCTGCATGGTGTGCTCGGCTGGCTGTCATCCCCACAAGCTCACCGTCATAAAAGACTGGAGAGATGAGAGTTATATCTGGCAGGTGTGTACCACCGAAAAACGGATCATTTACTATTATTATGTCTCCTTCTTCCAGCTTTTCTGGTGGAAAACGATCTAACGCTGCTCTAACGGAAGCCGGCATGGATCCCAGATGTACTGGTATGTGTTCTGCTTGAGCAACCATCCGTCCACTACCATCGAAAATGGCACAGCTACAATCTTCTCGTTCCTTGATATTCGGAGAGTAGGCCGTGCGTCTCAGCGTCGCTCCCATCTCCTCTGCAACCGAGGCCAATGCATTCCTCACAACTTCCAAAGTGATTGGGTCGACGCTCAAACCCTACACCCCCACCTCGATGTGGATATTACCATAGTGATCTACCCACACTCTTTGATCCGGATTTATGACGAGTGTGGATTCCATTTGCTCTACAACTGCCGGGCCGTAGAATTCATGTCCAGGTTGTAGTCTCCCACGATCGTAGACAGGACATTCTACATATCCCCCTTCTTCGCTAAAGAATGCTCTCCTTACCTCCTTCATAGCTTTTTCTACCGGATCTTGGGCCGCTGGCAACTCAGGCAGTTTGAATTTTTCATTTCGACCTAATACCACTACCCGTAGATTTACAAGCTCGGTTGGCTCGTCTGGTGCACTATGCCCGTATATCCGCTCATGTTCTCTGTGAAAGGTTTGTTCGGCTTCCTTTAAACTATCGTGGGTAAAACCGCCAGTCATTGGCACTGTGATTTCATAACTCTGTCCTAAGTATCTCATATCCAAATAACGCATAACTATACTCTTCTCGACAGGAAAACCCTCTTCCACAAGTGTCTCGATGCCTCTCTCTTCCAAGCTTGCAAAGAGCTCAGCAATTGATTCTGGTTCTGCATCACAGGTCTTCACGTGATATGTCTGTACATAGTCATGTCGAACATCCGCGGTGAGTAGCCCCATTGCAGAGAGGACGCCAGGAGCCGAGGGTACCAAGATTCTAGGGATATTGAGTTCCTCAGCTAGTTTAGAGGCGTGTAATGGCCCCGCTCCACCAAACGGAACCATGACAAAGTCTCTCGGATCATATCCTCGTTCTACGGAGACAACTCTAATCGCTCGAACCATATTGGCATTTGCAACCTCTACTATGCCGTTTGCCGCTTCCGTAATGTCCAAGCCTAGCTTTTCTGCAATGTGTTTTGATATGACTTTTTCCGAGGCTTTGACATCCAATGACATTTCACCGCCCAAGAAGTAACGAGGGTTTATGTAGCCCAGGACTGCGTTGGCATCTGTGACCGTCGGTTTTTCCCCACCTAGGCCATAGCAAGCTGGTCCCGGGTCAGCACCAGCACTTTCCGGGCCGACACGAAGCGCTCCACCTGGGTCAATCCAAGCTATGCTTCCTCCCCCTGCTCCTATCGTGTTAATATCTATTATGGGGATCTTGAGTGGATATCCTCCTATTTTACCATCTGTGGTTCTTTTAGGCTCCCCTTTGTCTACAAGCGAAACATCACAACTCGTTCCGCCCATATCTACTGTGATGAGATTTTTATATCCTACCAAATCCGCGATATAGGTCGCCCCTATGACACCTGCAGCTGGGCCAGAGAGTAGGGTATGCACACTCATCTTTCGTGCCACTTCTGAGGTCATGGTTCCACCCGTAGACTGCATCACCAAGAGATCAGCAGAGACACCCAGCCTCCGCATCCTATCGGTGAGATCTCCCAGATAACGATCCATTACAGGCATTACATATGCATTCAACACCGTAGTGGAAGTCCGTTCGTATTCCCTGTACTCTGGCAATATTTCCGATGAAAGAGATATATATACCTCCGGAAAAACTTCAGTGATAATTTCCTTAATTTTTCTCTCGTGGGTGGGATTACAATACGAGAACAGAAGGGAAACAGCTATGGACTCAACTCCCTCTTCTTTAAGTTCCTTCACTATTTTCCTCACTTCACCCTCGTCCAAAGGTTCATGGATTATTCCATCAAAAAGTATCCGTTCCGTAACTTCCTTTCTTAAGTTTCTGGGAACAAGAGGTTTCGCACGATCTACATCAAACCGATATAAGCTCGGTCGTCTTTGTCTTCCTATTTCAAGCACATCACGAAAGCCCTTTGTAGTTATAAGGGCGGTTTTTGCACCTTTGTGTTCGAGAACTGCATTAGTGGCTACAGTGGTTCCATGAGCAAAGTACGAAATCGAATTAGTTTGGATCCCAATTTTCTCGACAATTTTTCTGATTCCCTTCTCCACCCCTGTGGCAGGGTTTCGAGGTGTCGAAAGCACCTTCGTGATGTCGATCTTCCCTGTTTGCTCGTTTATTATAACGAGGTCGGTGAAGGTTCCTCCCACATCTACTCCTAACCGATACCTCGTAGTCGCCATGAGATAGCACCCTCAAGTTTGCATATCAAAGAGCTTCAGAAGTACTTTTCTGTACTCTTCCGCAATCTTAATTTCCTCTCTCGAGATGGAGATGTTGCGCCGCTGCAGCTATCGCATCGGCACTTCCATACTGCATTGTGAGAGACGAGATAAATCCAAGTTCAAGTACCTTTGGGACTCCTTTAGCATTCAGTATGCAGCTCTAAGCCCACCGAGGAAAAGATAAATTGCAGAAACAAGAATCAATGTTAGAGATCCCCACTGGTATGGGATACGTCCCTGACTCGCAATGCTTTACTGTTGTAGAAATCGCTGAGCATACCTGCCGAGGTTATATGTCTTGATTTACCTATTCTTGGACCTACGAGGTACATGAAAACTCCAGCAAGCATTGTCCAAGCAGAAGCAGCAATCCAGTAAGTTACACCAGCTGTTGCGAAAACTGCGACACTTGCGAGAAAGGCAAATGCACTATGATGGGTAGCGGCAGTTGCAAGAAATGTGACGAGAGTGCCCCCCCTTTCTGCCAAGAACATAAAAGTATTCCGCATACCTGTCGATTGGAGATACTGCATAACGCCTCGAAGTAATGTAATGCTTCAAGAATACTATGAACGTAAAGGCTCCTACCACCATTCCGAGAAGGACGAGGTAGGACAGGATTGCGATAAAACGGTGGACTGAGATGAAGTATGTTATTACTGCTGAAATCAAAAACGGCGTGATAAAACTGAGATAAAATGTCTGTAATCTGTCTTCTCATAAACGAACATGAATGTCGCATCCACGCTCCTCAAATCCATCATAAGCAGCCTCCAGAACTCCTCTTCTACAACATTCCGGTCCGTCCCGAGTACAAGCGGCGGTAAGTCATTCGCATCAAATATGCCATGCATGCTCCAAGCCAAAAGCCTTATGTTTGTCATGTACATTGGGAGGTGATGCACTACATCGCAGACATCACGGTAAGGCTCAAAAAGGGCGTCAGGGACCCCGAGGGAAGCGCAATCCAGAGGGCGCTTGTGAACCTGGGGTTTGATGTGCTGGAGGTCTCCAGCGCCAAGGAGTTCTATGTGACGCTGGAGGCAGAGGATGAGGAGGACGCTCGTCAGCAGGTCGAGGGAATGTGCACCAAGCTGCTCGCCAACCCCATCATCCACGACTACACATACGAGCTGAGGGAGCAAAGATGAAGGTGGGCGTGCTCAGGTTTGGGGGCACGAACTGCGACCTCGACGTTGCGCACGTGCTCGAGAACAGCGTGGGCGTGGACACGGAGCTCATATGGTATAAGGATGCCCATCTCTTGGACGAGTGCGATGGGCTGGTGATTCCCGGGGGGTTCTCATACGGGGACTATCTTCGGGCTGGGGCCATCGCTGCCAGAGAGTCCATCATGGAGCGGGTGCGGCAGATGGTGGACGACGGTATGCCGGTGCTGGGGATATGCAATGGCTTTCAGATACTCACCGAGGCGGGCGTGCTCGATGGGGCACTTTTGAAGAATGAGTACCCGAAGTTCCTGTGCACGTGGTGCCACCTGAGGGTGGAGGCGGTGGACAGCCCGTTCACGCTCGCCTTCAGGCAGGGGGACATCATCCGCCTTCCGATAGCCCACAAGGAGGGACGGTACTATGCAGACGAGGCAACGCTTGAGAGGCTCAACTCGAGGGGGCAGGTGGCACTGAGATACGTGGACGAGCATGGCAGGGTGAGCAATCCCAACGGCTCGACAGAGGCGATAGCAGGGGTGCTCAGCGAGAAGAAGAACGTGCTCGGACTCATGCCCCATCCAGAGCGGGCATGCTCCTCTGTGCTGGGCTCAGAGGATGGCAAGACTATGTTCCTGAGCATGGTGGACTACATCAGACGGTGAGGGCTGCATCCCCCCACCCTGCTATGCTTATCTCGTAGATGCTGGATACGATGGAACCTCAGATTACCATGGCAGCATCCAGCAGCAGCTCGGGCGAGACCCCCTTGGCAGATTACGCGGGAGGGCCGCAGCGAGCACCACTGCCACCGCTATCCCTTTTCCATCAGATGACAGTAGGATGATGGAGATTGATGGCTCTCAGCGACAGATTTATAGAATCACCGCAAGGGTTTTATTCTTTGAGAGTGGTTTAGCACCACCTCATTTACTACGATTAATAATGGAAAAGTATAACGAAAACACACCCGTGGGAGATGCATGACGTATACGATAGCGATAACTGGAAAGGGTGGGACTGGAAAGACCGCGATTGCGGCGATGCTCATTCGGCATCTCGTTGAGTCTGAGGTGGGGGTGGTGCTCGCCGTGGATGCCGACCCAGATGCCAACCTCGCAGACGTGCTGGGCGTCCGCGTGGAGAGGACGGTGGGCGATATGCGCGAGCTCATGCTGGAGAGCGTGAACGACCTGCCTCCTGATATCAACAAGGAGAGCATGTTTCAGGCAAAGATATACGAGGTCATCGAGGAGTTCAAGGGGTATGACCTGCTCGTGATGGGAAGGCCAGATGGTCCTGGATGCTACTGCTACGTGAACAACCTGCTGCGGGGCATCATGGACAAGGTGATGCGCAACTACGACGTTGTGGTGATAGACACCGCAGCGGGGCTGGAGCATCTGAGCAGGAGGCTCATCAGGAACATAGACGTGCTGCTCGTAATCACCGATGCATCGAGAAGGGGCATCAGGACGGCAGAGCGCATAAGGGAGCTGGCATCCTCACTCAACCTGAACGTGAAGAAGCTGTATCTGGTGCTCAACAAGGTGAGGGACGAGAGCAGGACAGAGCTGGAGAAGGTGGCGAGAGAGCTCTCGCTCGAGGTGGTGGGCTCTGTGCCCTATGATGAGCACATTGCCATGCTTGACCTGCTCGATGAGCCAGTGGGCAGCATGGAGAACGGCTCGGCAGCGCTCGAGCAGGTGAGAGAGATAGCGAAAAGGCTGCTCGCCACAAAGGCCACATAGGGTGATAGAATGAAGCGGGAAATCGATCTTGAGGAGCTGAACAGGATACTGAGGAAGCTCAACATCGAGGGGCTCGAAGATGTGCACATCGAGGGAGATGTGGAGATAGAGCTGGACATGGCACATGGTGGGCTTGACCCCGCATTCTTGCAGTCTCTCGGGCACGAGTTTGCCCAGATTGCGATGCACCTTCTGAACATCTCCCAGCTGCTGGGCTATCCTGTGCAGCGTGCGATGCAGCCCCAGCCCCCACAGTTAGAGCTGCCCACGAGGCTCGCAGATGAGAGGTTCTCTGTTGGCGGCATCTCGGAGTGGAAGCATAGAATAGAGGAGGTGACGCTTGGAGCCACCAGCTCAGATGGGGGCACCCGCAGCCACACCATCACACTTGGGGGAGAGCAGGCGCTTCCCTACTACTTCGACGCAGAGATGCCCCACGGGAACTATATCACCATGGACGTGTTCGACATGCCCATCGGCATGGCAAAGGCGGTGAAGGTGAACTACGAGGACGTGATGGAGGACCCCGCCGAGTGGGCAAAGAAGGTGGTGAGGGAGTTCAATGCCGACATGGTGACCATCCACCTCATCAGCACAGACCCCGGCATCAAGGACACCCCACCCAGGGAGGCAGCAAAGACCGTGGAGGACGTGCTGCAGGCAGTCAAGGTGCCAATCGTGATAGGAGGGTCTGGAAACCCAGAGAAGGACCCTGAGGTGCTGGAGGCTGCCGCAGCAGCGGCAGAGGGCGAGAGGTGCCTTCTGGCATCCGCATCACTCAACCTCGATTATGCCCGCATAGCAGAGGCAGCCAAAAAGTACGACCACGTGGTGCTCGCATGGACACAGCTCGAGATTAACGCCCAGAAGGAGCTCAACAGAAAGCTCATGAAGCAGTGCGGGCTCGAGAGGGATAGAATTGTGATTGACCCAACGACCGCTGCGCTGGGCTATGGTCTGGACTATGCATACACCAACATGGAGCGCATCCGCATCGCAGGGCTCATAGGCGACAGCGAGCTCAGCTTCCCCATCTCCTCGGGCACCAC carries:
- the cdhD gene encoding CO dehydrogenase/acetyl-CoA synthase subunit delta; the encoded protein is MKREIDLEELNRILRKLNIEGLEDVHIEGDVEIELDMAHGGLDPAFLQSLGHEFAQIAMHLLNISQLLGYPVQRAMQPQPPQLELPTRLADERFSVGGISEWKHRIEEVTLGATSSDGGTRSHTITLGGEQALPYYFDAEMPHGNYITMDVFDMPIGMAKAVKVNYEDVMEDPAEWAKKVVREFNADMVTIHLISTDPGIKDTPPREAAKTVEDVLQAVKVPIVIGGSGNPEKDPEVLEAAAAAAEGERCLLASASLNLDYARIAEAAKKYDHVVLAWTQLEINAQKELNRKLMKQCGLERDRIVIDPTTAALGYGLDYAYTNMERIRIAGLIGDSELSFPISSGTTNAWGAREAWMVSSPISEDSDWGPREYRGPIWEIVTGLTLALAGCDLFMMMHPASVQVLKDITQMLHGTITENDVDIKDWITRVVV
- a CDS encoding hydantoinase/oxoprolinase family protein, producing the protein MATTRYRLGVDVGGTFTDLVIINEQTGKIDITKVLSTPRNPATGVEKGIRKIVEKIGIQTNSISYFAHGTTVATNAVLEHKGAKTALITTKGFRDVLEIGRQRRPSLYRFDVDRAKPLVPRNLRKEVTERILFDGIIHEPLDEGEVRKIVKELKEEGVESIAVSLLFSYCNPTHERKIKEIITEVFPEVYISLSSEILPEYREYERTSTTVLNAYVMPVMDRYLGDLTDRMRRLGVSADLLVMQSTGGTMTSEVARKMSVHTLLSGPAAGVIGATYIADLVGYKNLITVDMGGTSCDVSLVDKGEPKRTTDGKIGGYPLKIPIIDINTIGAGGGSIAWIDPGGALRVGPESAGADPGPACYGLGGEKPTVTDANAVLGYINPRYFLGGEMSLDVKASEKVISKHIAEKLGLDITEAANGIVEVANANMVRAIRVVSVERGYDPRDFVMVPFGGAGPLHASKLAEELNIPRILVPSAPGVLSAMGLLTADVRHDYVQTYHVKTCDAEPESIAELFASLEERGIETLVEEGFPVEKSIVMRYLDMRYLGQSYEITVPMTGGFTHDSLKEAEQTFHREHERIYGHSAPDEPTELVNLRVVVLGRNEKFKLPELPAAQDPVEKAMKEVRRAFFSEEGGYVECPVYDRGRLQPGHEFYGPAVVEQMESTLVINPDQRVWVDHYGNIHIEVGV
- a CDS encoding hydantoinase B/oxoprolinase family protein, whose product is MSVDPITLEVVRNALASVAEEMGATLRRTAYSPNIKEREDCSCAIFDGSGRMVAQAEHIPVHLGSMPASVRAALDRFPPEKLEEGDIIIVNDPFFGGTHLPDITLISPVFYDGELVGMTASRAHHADVGGKAPGSMPGDSRDIFQEGIRIPPIKLFEGDEQVDSVMELILSNVRTPEERKGDLRAQVAANKLGTRRIHELIGKYGLSMYLECLEEVMNYSERRMRVEIGRIPDGTYGYTDYMDDDGSTDEPVKISVEITVDGSDMIVDFSGSDKQRRGNINAVFAVTLSCVYFVLRCVTDPTIPPNDGCYRPLRVIAPKGTVVNAEAPAAVSAGNVETSQRIVDVLLGALAKAVPERVTAGSQGTMNNISIGGRDHRSGKIYTYYETIGGGQGAGPNKDGIDGIHTGMTNTMNTPIEALEIAYPFLVKCYTLMTDTGGAGKYRGGLGIKKDIQLLAEEAELSIQSERRKHAPWGLYRGMNGAKGKSLLIMNGKVIELPSKISRTIKCGNIISIQTPGGGGYGHPLERDPELVLRDVLEEKVSLEMARELYGVIIKLDEKIVDLEGTRRLREKKRLESNQFKNELI
- the purS gene encoding phosphoribosylformylglycinamidine synthase subunit PurS, encoding MHYIADITVRLKKGVRDPEGSAIQRALVNLGFDVLEVSSAKEFYVTLEAEDEEDARQQVEGMCTKLLANPIIHDYTYELREQR
- a CDS encoding ATP-binding protein, which encodes MTYTIAITGKGGTGKTAIAAMLIRHLVESEVGVVLAVDADPDANLADVLGVRVERTVGDMRELMLESVNDLPPDINKESMFQAKIYEVIEEFKGYDLLVMGRPDGPGCYCYVNNLLRGIMDKVMRNYDVVVIDTAAGLEHLSRRLIRNIDVLLVITDASRRGIRTAERIRELASSLNLNVKKLYLVLNKVRDESRTELEKVARELSLEVVGSVPYDEHIAMLDLLDEPVGSMENGSAALEQVREIAKRLLATKAT
- the purQ gene encoding phosphoribosylformylglycinamidine synthase subunit PurQ codes for the protein MKVGVLRFGGTNCDLDVAHVLENSVGVDTELIWYKDAHLLDECDGLVIPGGFSYGDYLRAGAIAARESIMERVRQMVDDGMPVLGICNGFQILTEAGVLDGALLKNEYPKFLCTWCHLRVEAVDSPFTLAFRQGDIIRLPIAHKEGRYYADEATLERLNSRGQVALRYVDEHGRVSNPNGSTEAIAGVLSEKKNVLGLMPHPERACSSVLGSEDGKTMFLSMVDYIRR